From a single Loigolactobacillus coryniformis subsp. coryniformis KCTC 3167 = DSM 20001 genomic region:
- a CDS encoding ROK family glucokinase codes for MDKKLIGVDLGGTTTKFAILTVEGDIQQRWSIDTNVLDEGAHIIPDIIESINHHMKLYDMTADQFAGIGMGSPGTVDRKLGTVIGAYNLNWKTLQQAKKEIEAGTGIEFAIDNDANVAALGERWKGAGENDDNVAFVTLGTGVGGGIIADGHLLHGTAGSAGEIGHITVDPKGYLCTCGKHGCLETVASATGVVRVARDMAEEYAGTSQLKQILDDGNEISSKITFDLAKQGDPLAKMVVDKVAKYLGIALGNVGNTLNPAFIVIGGGVSAAGTFLLDQVQAYFDEYTFPQVRETTKLKLAELGNVAGVIGAASLALEFV; via the coding sequence ATGGATAAAAAATTGATCGGTGTCGATTTAGGCGGCACGACCACTAAATTTGCCATTCTAACTGTAGAAGGCGACATTCAGCAACGTTGGAGTATTGATACGAATGTTTTGGATGAAGGGGCACATATCATCCCTGATATCATCGAATCAATCAATCATCATATGAAGTTATATGATATGACGGCAGACCAATTTGCTGGTATCGGTATGGGTTCACCTGGTACGGTTGATCGTAAGTTAGGCACAGTTATCGGGGCTTATAACTTGAACTGGAAGACTTTACAGCAAGCTAAGAAAGAAATCGAAGCCGGTACAGGTATCGAGTTTGCTATCGATAATGATGCCAACGTTGCGGCTTTAGGTGAACGTTGGAAGGGTGCTGGCGAAAACGATGATAACGTGGCTTTCGTAACACTAGGTACTGGTGTCGGTGGCGGGATCATCGCTGATGGTCACTTGCTACACGGAACAGCCGGTTCTGCTGGTGAAATTGGTCATATTACAGTTGATCCAAAGGGTTACCTTTGTACTTGTGGCAAGCATGGCTGCTTAGAAACCGTTGCTTCAGCAACTGGTGTTGTCCGCGTAGCCCGCGATATGGCGGAAGAGTATGCTGGTACTTCACAATTGAAACAGATCTTAGATGATGGTAACGAAATTTCTTCTAAAATCACGTTTGATTTAGCTAAGCAAGGCGATCCGTTGGCTAAAATGGTCGTTGACAAAGTAGCTAAGTATTTAGGTATCGCTTTAGGTAATGTCGGCAATACTTTGAATCCAGCATTTATCGTTATCGGTGGTGGTGTTTCAGCCGCTGGTACGTTCTTGTTAGACCAAGTACAGGCTTACTTTGATGAATATACCTTCCCACAAGTTCGTGAGACAACTAAGCTTAAATTAGCTGAATTGGGTAATGTTGCTGGCGTCATTGGTGCAGCTTCGTTAGCCTTAGAGTTTGTCTAG
- a CDS encoding YqgQ family protein — translation MKTLYDVQQLLKKYNIYVYVGKRLWDIELMAIELDHLYEAAVVDHDTYLRAKMVLEHEHRIEERHEKQTGGM, via the coding sequence ATGAAAACATTATATGATGTTCAACAATTGCTGAAGAAATACAATATTTACGTGTACGTCGGAAAACGGCTATGGGATATTGAATTGATGGCAATCGAATTAGATCATTTGTACGAAGCAGCCGTCGTCGATCATGACACGTACCTGCGTGCGAAAATGGTACTCGAGCACGAGCATCGAATTGAAGAACGTCATGAAAAACAAACTGGAGGCATGTGA
- a CDS encoding rhomboid family intramembrane serine protease codes for MQRKLRQWRDEPYMMYFFLGLQILLFLVMTLFGGSQNSNVLVFFGAKVNILIQQGQWWRLIMPIFLHSGLMHIAVNSVTLYFIGMQIESLFGHWRFTLIYLLSGIVGNIASFVFNMGISVGASTALFGLFGAFFMLVEAFRQNTAIRAMGQQFALFIVLNLAFDLFNPGIDLAGHVGGLLGGFLVANIVGVPRIRSVSVLRRIITLIILVLASGIFLYMGFTN; via the coding sequence ATGCAACGAAAATTAAGACAATGGCGCGACGAACCCTATATGATGTACTTTTTTCTAGGTTTACAGATTCTGTTATTCTTAGTAATGACCTTGTTTGGTGGTAGTCAAAATAGTAACGTATTGGTTTTCTTTGGCGCTAAGGTCAACATTTTGATTCAGCAAGGTCAGTGGTGGCGCTTGATTATGCCGATCTTTTTGCACAGTGGTTTGATGCATATCGCGGTTAATTCAGTAACCTTGTATTTTATCGGTATGCAGATTGAATCGCTATTCGGTCATTGGCGCTTTACGCTGATTTATTTATTAAGCGGAATCGTTGGCAATATTGCTAGTTTTGTGTTTAATATGGGGATCTCAGTTGGTGCCAGTACGGCGCTGTTTGGCTTATTTGGGGCTTTCTTCATGCTAGTAGAGGCCTTTCGCCAAAATACCGCGATTCGGGCAATGGGCCAGCAGTTTGCGCTGTTCATTGTATTAAATTTAGCTTTTGATCTATTTAATCCGGGAATTGACTTAGCTGGACACGTTGGTGGTCTATTAGGCGGTTTTTTAGTAGCTAATATTGTCGGTGTTCCGCGAATACGTAGTGTTTCTGTCTTGCGGCGAATCATTACTTTAATAATTTTAGTGTTAGCTAGCGGAATTTTTCTCTATATGGGTTTTACTAACTGA